In the genome of Candidatus Goldiibacteriota bacterium, one region contains:
- the trxA gene encoding thioredoxin — MSTAANVTDATFSAEVLKSDIPVMVDFWAVWCNPCKMIAPVVDKMAAEFAGKIKVLKMDVDSNSQTPSELGIRSIPTILFFKNGEMVNQIVGVVAEAQLKKVITTVIG; from the coding sequence ATGAGTACAGCAGCAAACGTAACAGACGCGACATTTTCCGCGGAAGTTTTAAAATCGGATATTCCTGTGATGGTTGATTTCTGGGCGGTGTGGTGCAACCCGTGCAAGATGATAGCGCCCGTTGTTGATAAGATGGCAGCCGAATTTGCGGGAAAGATAAAAGTGTTAAAAATGGATGTGGATTCCAATTCTCAGACGCCTTCCGAACTTGGGATACGCAGCATTCCCACCATACTGTTTTTTAAGAACGGGGAAATGGTAAATCAGATAGTGGGAGTGGTAGCGGAAGCCCAGCTGAAAAAAGTGATAACAACGGTTATAGGGTAA
- a CDS encoding cation:proton antiporter, producing MATVTDAASATIAAVSHAASSGGDTHAMVSKIIFQLLIAFVAAKFVGFIFKKMKQPAVIGELLAGIILGPYVLNVLQLNDPSMHLTFEVIAEVAVILLLFSIGLETKLSDLTKVGFKAFWVAVGGVVLPFILGYIYMRLTGSNNIKSMFMGAIMVATSVGITARILKDLNFMSEEVSRIVLGAAVIDDILGLIVLSVVSGLAEKGSISLPAVIATILVIIIFLLLFTLGGVHFNKKFGYSIGAFKARNAPLIAGSVVCFTYAVVAVQIGLAAIVGAFMAGVVMAERESEYEIKQKLEILEDVLVVFFFVIMGAKVNVMAFTEPVIIITGLVITVIAFAGKLIGCWLPVMNMGFKKASFIGMAMVPRGEVGIIIAAFALAKGIIDERFYGIAIFMVLLTTLIPPFILEPMIKGLKKDGRKI from the coding sequence ATGGCCACTGTAACAGATGCGGCATCAGCCACAATAGCCGCGGTAAGCCACGCGGCATCATCCGGCGGCGACACCCATGCTATGGTGTCAAAGATAATCTTTCAGCTTTTAATCGCGTTTGTCGCGGCTAAATTTGTGGGTTTTATCTTTAAAAAAATGAAGCAGCCCGCTGTAATCGGAGAACTGCTTGCGGGTATTATACTTGGGCCCTATGTGCTTAATGTGCTGCAGTTAAATGACCCGTCTATGCATCTTACCTTTGAAGTTATAGCCGAAGTGGCTGTCATACTGCTTCTTTTTTCAATAGGGCTGGAAACAAAACTGTCTGACCTTACAAAAGTGGGGTTTAAGGCTTTTTGGGTTGCGGTAGGCGGTGTTGTTTTGCCTTTTATTCTTGGGTATATTTATATGAGGCTTACCGGCAGCAATAACATCAAGTCAATGTTTATGGGCGCCATAATGGTGGCTACCAGTGTGGGCATTACCGCCAGAATATTAAAGGACTTAAATTTTATGTCCGAAGAAGTTAGCCGAATTGTGCTTGGAGCGGCGGTAATTGACGATATACTTGGCCTTATAGTGCTTTCTGTGGTAAGCGGGCTTGCCGAAAAAGGCAGTATTTCGCTGCCAGCCGTAATTGCCACAATCCTTGTTATAATTATTTTTCTGCTGCTGTTTACGCTTGGCGGCGTTCACTTTAATAAAAAATTCGGCTATTCAATAGGGGCTTTTAAAGCCAGAAACGCGCCGCTTATTGCCGGTTCTGTTGTATGTTTTACTTATGCTGTTGTTGCCGTACAGATAGGGCTTGCGGCAATTGTAGGCGCTTTTATGGCAGGCGTTGTAATGGCTGAACGGGAATCGGAATATGAAATTAAACAGAAACTTGAAATTCTTGAAGATGTGCTGGTGGTTTTCTTTTTTGTAATTATGGGGGCGAAGGTAAATGTTATGGCTTTCACGGAACCTGTGATTATAATTACCGGGCTTGTTATAACGGTTATTGCTTTTGCAGGCAAACTTATAGGGTGCTGGCTGCCTGTTATGAATATGGGCTTTAAAAAGGCTTCTTTTATAGGGATGGCAATGGTGCCAAGGGGAGAAGTGGGTATAATAATTGCCGCGTTTGCCCTTGCTAAAGGAATAATTGACGAAAGGTTTTACGGTATTGCAATATTTATGGTGCTGCTGACCACGTTAATACCGCCTTTTATCCTTGAACCGATGATAAAGGGGCTGAAAAAAGACGGCAGGAAAATATAG